In one Aricia agestis chromosome 5, ilAriAges1.1, whole genome shotgun sequence genomic region, the following are encoded:
- the LOC121727267 gene encoding allantoicase-like produces MIEKVVPAFAELSDFASAGAGGKVAFATDDFFATCENMISDSDPVFVADKYTEFGKWMDGWETRRKRIAGHDWCILKLATKCVIKGLLVDTAFFTGNYAPKYSIQAACLTPEEEALLPGRESRMGSACSECDLERVGRLNSDRWEEVVPVTTLQPGYEETRMNYQKVLSDEAFTHLRVNIYPDGGIARLRVYGEAKPEPPTCDQLVDLVSLLSGATCIEYSNAHYGHPRNIIKPAKSEGMYDGWETARRLDRPRVLEFTEDGTLKVTGDEWAVFELGFCGRATRIVVDTTHFKGNYPDSIKIEGCFSDKNRFDTKKAVWYNILKTSKLGPNKEHIFECNSDVVSHLRVTIAPDGGISRLRVFGHAEQMIM; encoded by the exons ATGATTGAGAAAGTTGTTCCTGCGTTTGCGGAGCTCAGCGATTTCGCGAGTGCCGGT gCCGGCGGCAAAGTCGCCTTTGCAACCGACGACTTCTTTGCGACATGCGAAAACATGATATCGGACAGTGACCCCGTGTTCGTGGCCGATAAGTACACGGAGTTCGGCAAGTGGATGGACGGCTGGGAAACGAGGCGGAAGAGAATCGCCGGCCACGACTGGTGCATACTCAAGTTGGCTACTAAATGCGTTATCAAAG GCCTGCTAGTGGATACGGCATTTTTCACAGGGAACTATGCTCCCAAATATTCGATCCAGGCCGCTTGTTTGACTCCTGAag AAGAAGCATTACTGCCAGGGAGGGAGTCCCGAATGGGGTCAGCGTGCAGTGAATGTGACTTGGAACGAGTGGGGCGGCTTAACTCTGACAGATGGGAGGAGGTCGTGCCCGTTACGACGCTGCAGCCCGGCTATGAGGAAACACGAATGAACTATCAGAAG GTACTAAGTGATGAAGCGTTTACCCACTTAAGGGTGAACATCTACCCTGACGGAGGCATTGCTAGGCTGAGGGTGTACGGTGAAGCCAAACCCGAACCTCCAACGTGTGATCAGCTGGTTGATCTTGTGTCTTTGCTGAGCGGCGCTACGTGTATTG AATACTCGAACGCTCACTACGGCCACCCAAGAAACATAATAAAGCCGGCGAAGTCGGAGGGAATGTATGACGGATGGGAGACAGCGAGAAGATTGGACCGTCCGCGTGTGTTGGAATTTACCGAAGATGGAACCCTCAAAGTTACCG GCGACGAATGGGCAGTGTTTGAATTAGGTTTCTGTGGGAGAGCTACGAGGATAGTAGTCGACACGACACATTTCAAAGGAAACTATCCAGATTCCATCAAAATTGAAGGGTGCTTCAGCGATAAGAATCGATTCGACACCAAAAAAGCCGTCTGGTACAACATCCTGAAAACATccaag CTCGGACCAAACAAAGAACACATCTTCGAATGCAACTCTGACGTGGTGTCCCACCTGCGTGTGACCATCGCTCCCGACGGCGGCATCAGCAGGCTGAGGGTCTTCGGCCATGCGGAGCAGATGATCATGTAA